One genomic segment of Mytilus trossulus isolate FHL-02 chromosome 4, PNRI_Mtr1.1.1.hap1, whole genome shotgun sequence includes these proteins:
- the LOC134714731 gene encoding EP300-interacting inhibitor of differentiation 3-like has product MSKRANKNTNNQAEDEDDGEIPQEYLRNTQDKGERLRIRTGYRTLIEDLNNKKHELVNPENNTLTEALEVANTLNKDVRTPREGALDSTAILTISSLARQQADNLNTDFVRFEPIEFAEKLVAFIQRENNAPSDSHSRISPDGWKNLGAAGQKLFSKNPPFHFMAGSFDRDVKERPQRNPNLKKNTDKETIDKETIPKKMQSFDGSGGKNEATTAEVERVLDILQKLYKQTDENPICFFEFVLNPESFGQTIENIFYTSFLIKDGLAKTTLDEDNLPLIEPVENNEGERNKQLSKTRNHQTILSITPAEWKELIRVYQIEEPLIPTRDHTKPPAKKPLIESKTQNSATPRVKGKK; this is encoded by the exons atgtcgAAGCGTGCAAATAAGAATACAAACAACCAGGCGGAAGATGAAGATGATGGAGAAATCCCCCAGGAATACTTACGGAATACCCAAGATAAGGGCGAAAGGCTTAGGATACGAACTGGCTACCGAACGCTCATAGAAGATTTGAATA ACAAAAAGCATGAATTAGTGAATCcagaaaataacactttaacAGAGGCATTAGAAGTCGCCAATACTCTGAATAAAGATg tcaGGACACCTAGAGAAGGGGCTCTTGATTCAACAGCTATACTCACAATATCCAGTTTAGCTAGACAACAGGCAGACAACTTAAACACAGATTTTGTTAGATTTGAACCAATAGAATTTGCCGAGAAACTG gtaGCATTTATACAGAGAGAAAACAATGCTCCTTCAGATTCACATAGCAGGATTTCACCTGATGGATGGAAAAACCTTGGTGCCGCAGGGCAGAAGCTGTTTAGTAAAAACCCACCGTTTCATTTCAT GGCAGGATCTTTTGACAGAGATGTGAAAGAAAGACCACAAAGAAatcctaatttaaaaaaaaatactgataagGAAACTATTGACAAAGAGACGATTCCTAAGAAG atgcAATCTTTTGATGGCAGTGGTGGTAAAAATGAAGCCACAACAGCAGAAGTAGAAAGAGTGTTGGATATTTTACAGAAACTTTATAAACAAACAGATG AAAATCCAATTTGCTTCTtcgaatttgttttaaatcccGAATCATTTGGTCAGACCATAGAGAATATATTTTACACCTCATTTTTAATAAAG GATGGTTTAGCAAAGACGACACTTGATGAAGATAATTTACCATTGATAG AGCCTGTAGAGAACAATGAAGGCGAAAGAAATAAGCAACTTAGCAAAACTAGGAATCACCAAACAATTCTGTCCATAACTCCAGCTGAATGGAAG gaATTGATACGTGTCTATCAAATAGAAGAACCACTTATACCAACCAGAGATCATACAAAACCTCCAGCTAAAAAACCATTAATAGAATCCAAAACACAGAATAGTGCAACTCCACGTGTTAAAGGAAAGAAATGA